In Cicer arietinum cultivar CDC Frontier isolate Library 1 chromosome 1, Cicar.CDCFrontier_v2.0, whole genome shotgun sequence, one DNA window encodes the following:
- the LOC101489228 gene encoding diacylglycerol kinase 1-like isoform X1, which translates to MNIQVSYAFHSEQKLNPEKFKNQLVNQSTYAKLGCTQGRFFAPLVHPASRQEHRTTCKSEVYSKTRSMARPRHTWVPPSGCHLWKLECWRFEKAQFLKSIVKRWDEHRK; encoded by the exons ATGAATATTCAAGTATCTTATGCATTCCATTCTGAGCAAAAGTTAAATCCTGAAAAGTTCAAAAACCAGTTGGTGAATCAG AGTACATATGCTAAGCTTGGATGCACACAAGGACGGTTTTTTGCACCTTTAGTCCATCCTGCTTCCAG GCAGGAACATAGGACAACTTGCAAAAGTGAAGTTTATTCAAAGACAAGGTCAATGGCAAGACCTAGACATACCTGGGTACCTCCCag TGGATGCCATTTGTGGAAACTTGAATGCTGGAGATTTGAAAAGGCCCAATTCTTGAAAAGCATCGTCAAAAG
- the LOC101489228 gene encoding diacylglycerol kinase 5-like isoform X3, which produces MNIQVSYAFHSEQKLNPEKFKNQLVNQSTYAKLGCTQGRFFAPLVHPASSGCHLWKLECWRFEKAQFLKSIVKRWDEHRK; this is translated from the exons ATGAATATTCAAGTATCTTATGCATTCCATTCTGAGCAAAAGTTAAATCCTGAAAAGTTCAAAAACCAGTTGGTGAATCAG AGTACATATGCTAAGCTTGGATGCACACAAGGACGGTTTTTTGCACCTTTAGTCCATCCTGCTTCCAG TGGATGCCATTTGTGGAAACTTGAATGCTGGAGATTTGAAAAGGCCCAATTCTTGAAAAGCATCGTCAAAAG
- the LOC101489228 gene encoding diacylglycerol kinase 5-like isoform X2: protein MNIQVSYAFHSEQKLNPEKFKNQLVNQSTYAKLGCTQGRFFAPLVHPASRNIGQLAKVKFIQRQGQWQDLDIPGYLPVDAICGNLNAGDLKRPNS, encoded by the exons ATGAATATTCAAGTATCTTATGCATTCCATTCTGAGCAAAAGTTAAATCCTGAAAAGTTCAAAAACCAGTTGGTGAATCAG AGTACATATGCTAAGCTTGGATGCACACAAGGACGGTTTTTTGCACCTTTAGTCCATCCTGCTTCCAG GAACATAGGACAACTTGCAAAAGTGAAGTTTATTCAAAGACAAGGTCAATGGCAAGACCTAGACATACCTGGGTACCTCCCag TGGATGCCATTTGTGGAAACTTGAATGCTGGAGATTTGAAAAGGCCCAATTCTTGA